The following are encoded in a window of uncultured Sphaerochaeta sp. genomic DNA:
- a CDS encoding BREX system ATP-binding domain-containing protein translates to MEMQTNMRATIAQLSQGEVPESDQLLNQLSVGIQFLTDFYQEKYLDEFIKAGGSKIKFITGRKGSGKTHTLHLLQSLAKQRKYVTVSISAKTLWLHDFREFYLEVLRQADIMNLLNHCSEKIVHAMGFESKDIDPGLTFLDFLAQQGLADGITRREMRNQLKEMFLDNPRMDNNFSLACSLLCGSLLGHPVLEETNKELLLAWMHGDKKIRMTLLRPLGLAPTRITKYNARNLLRSLAELVHLSGYAGLLVTVDNLEVLVDRSGMNPLHYTKMKREDTYESIRQLIDDIDTFNHFMVVYAFSGELLDNENAGLKSYQALWMRIQNEVRSKRVNKFTDIADLDAIALQEYSPSLLVEMSQKLAQLVQHINVQASPLDEEHAKQLITQAKLGGISLPRLVNQATLGFLAQQDTAEEEEHGLGL, encoded by the coding sequence ATGGAAATGCAGACCAATATGCGTGCAACCATTGCTCAGCTTTCTCAGGGAGAAGTTCCTGAAAGTGACCAATTGCTCAACCAGCTTTCAGTTGGAATCCAATTTCTTACTGACTTCTATCAGGAAAAATATCTTGATGAGTTCATCAAGGCAGGTGGGAGCAAGATCAAGTTCATTACGGGAAGAAAGGGAAGTGGAAAGACACATACCCTTCACCTCTTGCAGTCCCTTGCAAAGCAAAGGAAGTACGTAACGGTCAGCATTTCTGCGAAGACACTCTGGCTTCATGATTTCAGGGAATTTTATCTTGAGGTGCTCCGTCAAGCCGATATCATGAACTTGCTCAACCATTGCAGTGAGAAGATTGTGCATGCGATGGGATTTGAGAGCAAGGACATTGACCCCGGTCTTACCTTCCTTGATTTCCTCGCCCAACAAGGTCTAGCTGATGGAATAACCAGGCGAGAGATGCGTAACCAGCTAAAAGAGATGTTCCTTGATAATCCGAGGATGGATAATAACTTTTCTCTTGCTTGCAGTTTGCTCTGCGGTTCCTTGCTTGGGCATCCAGTATTGGAAGAAACAAACAAGGAACTTCTGCTTGCATGGATGCATGGAGATAAGAAGATTCGGATGACCCTGCTCAGGCCATTGGGTTTGGCTCCTACCAGGATTACCAAGTATAATGCCCGAAATTTGCTGCGTAGTCTTGCTGAATTGGTGCATCTGAGTGGATACGCTGGGCTGTTGGTGACCGTTGACAATCTTGAGGTTCTGGTTGATAGGTCAGGCATGAATCCACTGCATTATACCAAGATGAAACGGGAAGATACGTATGAAAGCATCCGCCAATTGATTGATGACATTGATACCTTCAACCATTTCATGGTGGTCTATGCGTTCTCGGGGGAATTGCTCGATAATGAGAATGCTGGTCTAAAATCATACCAAGCTCTCTGGATGCGAATCCAGAATGAGGTACGTTCAAAGCGAGTGAACAAGTTTACCGACATTGCCGATCTTGATGCGATAGCACTCCAGGAGTATTCACCATCATTGTTGGTAGAGATGAGCCAGAAGCTTGCACAGCTGGTACAGCATATCAATGTACAGGCATCCCCGTTGGATGAAGAGCATGCAAAACAGCTAATAACGCAGGCTAAATTGGGGGGGATATCACTTCCTCGTTTGGTCAATCAGGCAACGTTGGGGTTCCTTGCCCAACAAGATACTGCTGAGGAGGAAGAACATGGCTTGGGGTTATGA
- a CDS encoding DEAD/DEAH box helicase — protein MTLLEKDLLWYLVQRSIKPMGLSLHAWQEQCIASWMEKQGRGVVQVVTGAGKTILALYAAKALQERLQTKLHIVIIVPKTFLVGQWKSAILAHHDDLGIEREDIGWVCGTHHQEHDKPVMIYVINSARYKLSYILHQQLSNKTPVMLIADECHHYASAENRKIFSFLELLHERDKKNYYSLGLSATPQGNGFEQVLVPSLGPLFYTYGFSEAMTQGVINQVVIYNVALKMTDSQVAKYDELSGRITTTLKKINRLIPSLYKLKGSAFFIELQRLCLSETPIIAETATLLLSLFYQRRALVYEAPQRLSCAFDLIALLDSQSKIIIFGERISQSEALYARLKRYFPNKVAQYHSEMGETEKTLALRRYRTGEARILVSCKALDEGLDIPSADVGILLATTSEQRQRIQRLGRILRLQEGKGKASLFYLSLAHTIEDSELLDVGIDSIQEWYLQYTNHFIHPFYDELAERLSETLQERNASPIGFDAIINQGRVRNDWFEDPKVLQEMYEETKFPQEKQYYSLMRSLSLLRMKMQSIRLH, from the coding sequence ATGACATTGCTTGAGAAAGACCTCTTGTGGTATCTTGTGCAAAGGAGCATCAAACCCATGGGCTTATCCCTTCATGCATGGCAAGAACAGTGTATCGCGTCCTGGATGGAAAAGCAGGGACGCGGTGTTGTGCAGGTAGTTACAGGAGCCGGAAAAACAATCCTTGCCCTGTATGCTGCAAAAGCCTTGCAGGAGAGGCTGCAAACCAAGCTACATATCGTAATTATCGTCCCAAAAACCTTTCTGGTCGGACAATGGAAATCGGCTATTCTTGCTCATCATGATGATCTAGGAATAGAGAGAGAAGATATTGGGTGGGTCTGTGGAACGCATCATCAGGAACATGACAAGCCTGTCATGATCTATGTTATCAACTCTGCTCGATACAAGCTATCTTACATTCTGCATCAACAACTCAGCAACAAGACACCTGTAATGCTCATTGCAGATGAGTGCCATCACTATGCAAGTGCAGAGAACAGAAAAATATTCTCTTTCCTTGAATTGCTACATGAACGTGACAAGAAAAACTACTACTCCCTTGGCCTTTCAGCAACACCACAAGGTAATGGTTTTGAGCAGGTATTGGTTCCATCCCTTGGACCACTCTTCTATACCTATGGGTTCTCGGAGGCAATGACGCAGGGGGTGATCAACCAAGTGGTCATCTACAATGTTGCCTTGAAGATGACCGATTCCCAGGTAGCAAAGTATGATGAGCTTTCAGGACGGATCACTACCACACTTAAAAAGATCAATAGGTTGATACCTAGCCTCTACAAACTTAAGGGCTCAGCATTTTTCATTGAACTGCAACGCCTTTGTCTGAGCGAGACTCCTATAATTGCTGAGACTGCAACACTGTTGCTCTCGCTGTTCTATCAAAGAAGGGCTCTTGTCTATGAAGCACCACAGAGACTGTCTTGTGCCTTTGATCTTATTGCTTTGCTTGACTCACAAAGTAAGATCATCATATTCGGGGAACGAATCAGTCAGAGTGAAGCACTCTATGCAAGGCTGAAGCGATACTTCCCCAATAAGGTGGCACAGTATCACAGTGAGATGGGGGAGACAGAGAAAACCCTTGCACTACGTAGATACCGTACAGGGGAGGCTCGAATCCTTGTCTCTTGCAAGGCATTGGACGAAGGTCTCGATATACCCTCTGCAGATGTAGGCATTCTCCTTGCGACTACCTCCGAACAACGCCAACGCATACAACGACTAGGCAGAATTCTCCGACTTCAGGAAGGTAAGGGAAAGGCAAGCCTGTTCTACCTCTCCCTAGCCCATACCATTGAAGATAGCGAATTATTGGATGTTGGGATTGATTCAATACAAGAGTGGTATCTCCAGTACACAAACCACTTCATCCATCCTTTCTATGACGAACTTGCAGAGAGATTATCTGAAACCTTGCAAGAGAGGAATGCTTCCCCAATAGGCTTTGATGCAATCATTAACCAGGGCAGAGTCCGGAATGATTGGTTTGAAGACCCAAAGGTATTGCAAGAAATGTATGAAGAGACAAAATTCCCACAGGAAAAGCAATACTACTCCCTTATGCGCTCCCTATCCCTTCTCAGGATGAAAATGCAGAGCATCCGTCTTCATTGA